The nucleotide sequence TGCAGTTTGCGTTTGCGAGTTTAACGAAGTCATTAATGGGTCCGTTCCGCTCGCGGTGGAAACCGGgcttcagtgaccgcaaccgtgccgtggccgtgcttagggttgcttcttacaatttattaatatttaagttggAAAAagaagttacgcttattttaagatagcctttttttaTAACTGAGTTTTTAACTATATATTGCCTACtaaatggagtatgggtacatattactaaatattacctaatatataagcataggtaagtacttaagtaatgctttcgtcaaaatcaaaggcggtttccaactatttttcgagcacaagtgccataccccatatggcacttgtgctcgaataacaaaacataacaactccgtcgagtgttgatacatacctacctaaaattggtttctgcgtagcgacacgcgttatgttccgagtcgtcattaagttggaccagaactatacctacttacactcgagatgtgttttgagctacaaaactcacaatacagtttaTATAACTAAgcaggtatctaaagtaaaataagtacctaatgatctctgttgttaaaatcataaagtagataagtattaatttattttttaaaaaaattgaattactagataagttcatacatataaaatatttcgaaatcttacaatagtcgccattaaaccaacacaactcaaaataatccatcagtttgtgaggtagcttaaaaaacctcataaaaaccaacagcataacatgctacgaaataaaaataataatattggagcgcgcgcggcgcgtgtgactgttgaaagccctgagccgcgtggggctaccggtagcCCAGCGAgtggtaggcatttatcgcgcgcaagtaggtatactcttttgcaaaaaaatacgatgcgagccaagcatgcgtgtgagtgtattctaaatttaaattttgaagatttgctaagaaacttgttaaaccttgttttggaatAATTCCTGGTTTATTGGTGCCTAGCCCTATGCCCTCATCATAATACACTGAAAGATGGACTCATCATACGTAAGGATCAGCTATCAAAACTGGGTGTGCAAATACTAACTGCACTAACGCGATAATATTGATAGCATTATTAAACAgctaaattcatcatcatctgcccagaTTTTACCCAACTAAGCTAGAGTCAGTTTTCAGTCAAACTGGACGCAGcagagtactagtgttttacatacaGCGACTGCTTATCTAACCTCCACAAACAAGTTACGCGGGTAACTCCTTGGCAAGACGCTTTGTTAGACCTTTTTGCTTCCGACTGctcgtaacgactaccaaagatgtacaaatggcAGCCGGTACTTAAAATTTTATCGTGGCTTCCGAACTCGTACTGACAAAATGCTCGCCCATTCACGGACCGAAAGCGCCATGCGTTCCTCGATCGATCCACCAGGGTTTGATTTACCCACGAGCTCATCCGTTAAAtaactcaattaaaaatataaactcctCATTTTAGtcacataatttattaaacctCTGAATAACAGTCCAGTGTGAAACGGactatacaaaatattctatcacaaggaataaaaaaacactttttactAACCCAATCAATAAGACTCTTGACATCATAAAAAGAGCTGAATTTTGGTGGAGACCTGGAGCTcaccattataaataaaatatcagaagTGTCCATCAGAGGTCAAGGCTTTGTCATTTTTCCTTTTTTCGAAAACAGGAAGTTTTATCAATAATGTCAAAGGGACCGAAATTGTAGATCATCAAATTACCTACAAAAcgagcaatatattttttcaatttggatACATTTTTTCTCCGATGCAAGAGATAAtgacatagaaaatgttttccattgatatatatatataggtacgtTAGGTCAAAGATTTACCTAACCATGTATGAGTTAGCTAGggcaagtagtccaattaggcaGATCCAACTTCAAGAAAGAGGTCAACtaccgaatccaactcggctgggcagcgttctgGAAACTGCCCAATGTTTTTTCGTctgacatacctcagtgcctcaaaacgaaagtcttcaaccaatgtgtgttaccagtgatgacttacggcaccgaaacgtggtctctcactatcggcctcatctcaaaacTCAACGTCGCTCAACGaactatggagagggctatgctcagtgtttctctacgtgatcgaatccgaaatgaggagatccgtcGACGAAttaaagtcaccgatatagccaaCCGGATTAGCAGATTTAAGTGGCAATAGGCAGgtcatattgctcgcagagcagatggccgatggggtcaaaaagtgctggagtggagaccacggactagcaagcgcagcgtaggacgtccgacaacaaggtggacagacgaccttataaaggttgccggaagacgctggatcgccctattctttaaaaaaaaatattttcacatattttaatggctttaattcaaaaattttgAATCTATGAATTACGGGTACAAGGTAAAGTTTGACGTAATCTGCATATTTATTGACAATTCATaggtttaaaacaaaactttctgTTTTGGAAACAGAGCCAAAGGTCTGGACCAGCATTCAGCTCCGTGCGAATTAAAGTTATTTGAAcagcattatatttttaatgtctaATATTGACTGGGCTATACACCCATCGCCGAAGTGAGATACTTACGAAAAGAAAGGAATCATCTAAACTATGTGTCCTTCCTTACTGATCTTCTGGTAAGGGTATGCCTGAAAGTCTCTACGAATGGGTACCTCTCACACAAATTGTTGTACAAAACACCCGCAGCAAGGTACCCCATAAACACAGATAGTGCAAAGAATTTCGGATACGaatcttaatattataattaacattcgttttacatataaaataacgCTAGCTATCTCATGATACATTCCTCTATGTCGTCACATTCAACGCACAGTTAGCtacaaaagtagctgaacaaatccAAATCTTCAAAACTGCTAAACAGGTGTCGTACAGAATATTTATTCACTTTTTTTGGGTGGGTATGGAAAGAAAGAAATGTTAAGTAAATGGTGTTTATGTTGTTAAGAAATGATAACCCTTTACTTTGCTAGGACTTTTGAAAATAGAGTTGCGCAGCCACTTTTGGTTGTTGTCATTGAAGTGATATATGTAACAGCTTGATCGAGACTTGTTTTTGCTTCTTATTATTGATAGTAGTTACATAAATATTCTTAATGATGATGCTAAAAATagtgaataaatataattaggaCATAAAGCTCCGCTCTGGTTACAGTAGTCACCGACACACACACATACGTGATATCTAGCATACAGGGTGATAGCTCTGCTGAAGGGTGTCAGTGAAGCGTGAGGGCTCGACACGCAGCCCTCAGTCATATAGTGCATAGATTTTTCTAACGCACTGAATCTGCTGGACGCGAAGCTCTTACCCCTGAGAGGATTCATGGTTCGGCAACCTCGCTCATTGTACACCTCGGCACCGATATCAAGATAACGCTTGAAGCAACCTCCTGAAAAGAAATTTACTATGTATTTAAGGGTTGCTATACGCATATGCGGGCCGGCGTCATTCGGCACTTTGGGCGGCAAAACCGAataatgaagatgaatgttCGGGAATCTCTATGCGCTCGGCTTTTAACGATCAAGGTAGTTCTCGATCTAATTGCTTTGGATcggattttttgtttgacatATTCTACCGAACTGACAATGCCGGGCCCGCTTATTATTTTACGCATAATATAGtcacttttattttcgaaatgcACCAAACTCAGCTGACAGCGACATGgcctttattagtttttttcaagttataatgttttacatttatataaaacatatttttttactatttgttcACCACTTGACCATCCTTTATCCAATTATATATGAGTTTCTGACCTTCCAGCCAAACAGGTCGCAACCATTAGGTTGCTGACAATCGCCCTCTTTAAAACATTAGTATTAACCAATGTTTTAAAGAGGGCGATTGTCAGTTGGGTAGCTTAACTTGGGCAGCTTAACCATTCGGCTAATAAgaggctcggagagcatcggcgcgcagttttcttttcacacagaccggagtcggctccgatcggctgcgtgagatgcaatcggagccaaacgtctgtGTCTTAGTTGATTTTACAAAAATCTCCTGCCTGGCCTTATCCCAACTAAATTGGCGTCGTCTCGTCTATCCGGATGCAGTGTTTTACGAGGAGCATCTGCCTATCcgacctactcaacccagtaacccgggcaacccaatacgtttatcagactttctggtttctggcTAATCGAACCGATAGAGTTGATTTTAGAACAAGTCAAATTATTGTAAATCAATACACaatttttagttatttgtttgttatctaaattgtttgtttttaatataactttgTGCACCCATATCTTTAACCTGATAATGTCATCAAtacttctaaaattatttaactctAGCGGCGATGGGGAATTTTTCCTTCTGTTTGAACAAGTCCTACTTAAACGCTAGGATATCTCAAAAAACAAGCCATTTTACCTTTGAATAATTTTTCTGGTGACGGGTCGAATTTAGGGGTTCCTTTGCGCTTAATCGATTTCTTTCTCTCACAAAATATTCtgtaattttttcttaaatGATAATATTTGCGATCTGGGTGTTCAAAAATGTGGTAACAAGTTGGTGTGTTTGGAATTTCTGTTACGTTCAATCCGCATTGATAGCAATGGACAGATGGTGGTTGAGTAGTCGTTCGTTTAGTAGAAGGAGTGGTAGTAGTCCGTCTCTTAGTAGTAGTTCGTCTCTTAGTAGTAGTTCGTTTCGTAGTAGTAGTTTGTTTCGTAGTGGTAGCGGTAGTGGTAGTAGTTCCTTCAGAACTTCCATCAGTACTAACAGTAGTCGTAGTAGTGGTAGTACTAGCAGTATCATCATCAGTAGTAATAGTCCCTGTCGGAGCGGTAGTGGTAGCAGTTCCATCAGAACTTTCATCAGTACTAGGAGTATCTTCATCAGTAGTAGTAGTCCGTGTCGGAGCGGTAGTGGTAGTAGTTCCTTCGACACTTTTATCAGTACTAGGAGTATCATCATCAGTAGTAGTAGTCCGTGTCGGAGCGGTAGTGGTAGTAGTTCCATCAGTACTAGCAGTAGTCGTAGTAGTGGTAGTACTAGTAGTATCATCATCAGTAGTACTAGTCCGTGTCGGAGCGGTAGTGGTAGTAGTACCTTCAGAACTTTCATCAGTACTAGCAGCAGTCGTAGTAGTGGTAGTAGTCCGTGTCGGAGCGGTAGTGGTAGTGGTAGTGGTAGTGGGAGTGGTAGTGGTAGTGGTAGTAGGAGTGGTAGTGGTAGTGGTAGTACTAGTAGTATCATCATCAGTAGTAGTAGTCCGTGTAGGAGCGGTAGTGGTAGTGGTAGTAGGAGTGGTAGTGGTAGTGGTAGTGGGAGTGGTAGTGGGAGTGGTAGTAGGAGTGGTAGTGGTAGTagggtggtggtggtggtgggtggtggtggtggtggggTGGTGGTGGTGAGTGGGGTGGTGGTggggtggtggtggtggtggtggtggtggtggtggtagtgGTAGTGGTGGTGGTAGTGGTAGTGGTAGTGGTGGTGGTAGTGGTAGTGGTAGTGGTAGTGGGTGTGGTAGTGGTAGTGGGAATGGTATTGGTAGTACGTCTATCAGGCTCAGGATCCGAGTCATCCCCTTGCTTCCTAAGTATTCCaggctttataaaaaaatactttctatcCATAACTTCTCTAGTCGTTGGAATGGtgtgaataatataattataatcacTCATTGAAATAGTGTATATTCTTGAAGTTCTTTGTGGCTTATCTTCAAACTCTTCAGTTTCCATATCGTCTCCTTGTTCCAAGTGAGCGCTGTCACCGGTATTCTCAAAATTAACAGGAATCCAGTTCATGCCTACatcattattattcaatatcTGTTCATCATCTtcgtcctcatcgctgtcattCAGATCAACGGTTTCTTTTGGTATGTTTTTGTTAAGCGGGGGAAAATAActtgcaaaagttttttttatttttttttgggtagTCGTTATTTCAGTACTAGATAAAACTAATACTACTTTAGGCCAAGCCTCCTCGTCATCATAAAAATGGTGCCAATAAGTCTTTTTTGTAGGAACATCTATGTGATGGCGTGATGAATGCTCTTCAtattgttgttttcttttgGAAGTTTTCGTTCGAGAAGGCAATGCACTATATGGTTCTGACTTCGTCGTGCGAGTAGGCTTCCACAACGTTCTATgtcctgtaaacaaacatcatcgcatacataaattattattttttacttactaaATATTTGGACAGATATTTCAAATAGTTCAATTAATGCAAGCTCATTAGAATTCTTTATCAGCTCTATGGGAATTTAGTCTACACCAGGGGCTTTATTATTGTGTAACATAACATTTGACTCTAGGCGTTCCGCTGATATCAAATGCCGAATAGCAATGGCCAAACAAGATTTTACAACAAGAATTTCGTAAGGACATACATCTGGAGCATTGCGTTGTACGGTTTTAAACTTGGACGCTGACTAAGCAGATTGGAGGCTTTTGAGATGGGATGGGATGGGTGCTGGAGGAGGATGGAGAGAATTAGcgcattgtatatttttgaaaatattatgtttgttcccaaaaacatccataaattcacagttaaaagtgacattcaccagataaatacacgtaacaaacataaattagtggttcccaagtttaggctaacaaaaacaaataagtcgttcttagggaattgcgaacgtttttataacaagctacctaaatgtatccttgatctcactgataaaaagtttaagaatgtagttaaaaacattttgattaaaaaggcgtattataaaattcagaattacattaatgacagtgatgcctggcgttaaattaatattgttttttctttttctctgcacaTGTGGCTCCCCCGGCGACCACAGGCACGGGAGTGCCTCCGCCCAGACCAGCCAAGCCCAAGCCAGCAAGACCCCAAGTTACATTATATAAGAACTTGAttactcaatatattttttctttgaattatataaattatttttctagtaacgattgcactaaaattattttgtataatttattaatacatgtttagctcaatttggattgtaattatttttattttcttttaaaaagagtgtctagaagtttcttgccggttctactccatgagaccaactctttggaaccgtgcacctaactttgacgtttcgaaagagcttttataggcctatttgaaataaaaaaaaatttgagtttgagtttgagctGGACGGAAAGACAGAACAGACAGAAACAGAATAGGAAGTAAAAGACAACTATTGCAAAAATAGAGAACAGGAGAAGAAAAATGATGGGACACCTTATACGTCATGACGAATTTATCAAAACATCGTTGAAGGAAAAGTCGAAGGAAAGaggggaaggggtcgtccaaggtacggctacatcaagcaaattaaagagaaggaaATTTTGCCGTAtgaggaagttcaggagttggcgctagataggcgtaaatggaaggagctgccgACAAGAGCTGCATcttaaattgatgatgatgaatacataaataaatgaaataattgtagGTGGTTTTcgtaatgattaaaaaaaaaaaaaacatacacccAAGCGCGGGTGACGGGGGACAGGCCTTACCTTTGATCCTTGACGTGATCACGGTCCGTACACCTCAGCCGAAACTTAGGGTAAAGAAGAAGGCATCGTACCTTTATACCAGTTCATCCTGGTTAAGTCATGATTGTGTATCAATATAATTAGAATGCCTAGGAAATCTATTGTCCCGTGTTCTGGTACATGGAAAAGCACTTTTAAACAAAACCGAACAAAACTCACACCGATCGGTaacctttttgtatttttgaagtCCTTAAAGCAAGGAGACGTGGTGCCACTAGGGGAAGCTGCAGTCCTCAGCAGATAAATGAGCAAAATATCTGTGCATCATGAACATATGaaacttaaaacaatacataGTTACCTCTGTAGGGCTCGTATCTGTATACGTTCTTTGGCAGAATGTAGGATATAGTGGAGCCAGACACATGTTCCACAGGGTTCTTAACACGTGAAAGTAACGAACCGTCAATATAAGAcaagaaactaaaaaaataaaataatacaaaataaaactgagataaaatatttgtaaacattataaagaaaatataatgcGTTTAAAACTGACGTGGCGTACACCACGTCACCTAAGTGTTTATATATTGTAGTCTGTCGTAGTCTTTGCTCGTCACTTTATAGTGATATATAGACATTATATAGACCGATAAGGATCTATTATGAATGCCGCTGTTAGATTTTATGCAAAGGTTTTCAATGGAAATGGTCGTTTGATGCCTCAAAATTCCCttccataaaattattaaattttaaaaattattaatttaaatatggcTAGGCTATAATGCTTCCCTCTAATAGGCTTCCCTCAAAATGTACTACATTTACGTATTCAAATATTGAAGCAAAAGCTTCTGGTTCAACAGATGAGCCCATGTTTAATGGTCTTATCTAAACATTGAACAAAACAATACGCCCTAAAGAAGGCATTTTGGTGGTTATTTAGGTACGAAACTGTTAAAGTATATGTATGTTATGCCTCTGTTACaattggcgatgcaaagattacGCGCACGCCTCTAGTGGCGACATTAAGAAgctgtctaagaacgacactgacagcattttctatacaatttatgtcactgtcacttttttctttttaatttgacgcgcggtattttgatacaaaatgtacggatatctgtcaaagtgtcgttcttagactgcttcacaattttgacactagaggcgctagttagaatctttgcatcgccaataATCTTTCTTTTCTAGAGgtatatttgaattaatttattgtatttgaatACTTTTGTAACATGTTGTAGGTACATCGGTCGATCGAAAAAAATGTGTGTTGTTATTGTAATGACATTTTCCGGCACGCGATGCATCATTAGTGGGCTACGGTTTGCGGAGTAAAATTGATTTCGATCCCCCCTCCCCACACCAAATTTTTTGGGTGGTACCATATATATAGGTACTCTGtggtataatttttattctgtgTTAATGTATGGATAGTGTGTATATGTCACTAATGACATCAATACTGATCAATACAAATACTACATTTACAACATCGTAATACAtatgtctaaaaatattttatacaagttttatttcttatttatatgcAATGGACTTATATACACTGAAACCTCGTTATTGTCACGTGTCAAAAATCCGTTGGAGCATTTTTCGGAGACAACTATCGCTTTTATATTGCCAAAAAACATTTACAGATATGAACCTTATCGAGGtaatgtattacattttttgttgCTGTGCAATGATTTGGTGACAAAAttgtattgattattattttcctaGAGTGAAACAGTTGTTTGTGCATAGAAACGTTAAAATGCTTCTAGTACCCtagtaccattttttttatgacgtcaaaatcaaatgatccctcccgctgtgggttagcagcggttagggagtgtcagacttttactgactaaaaaccgtcgtattccgtcgtaggacttttatgtaccagggcctcggTATCTCAaccaatcccacagccccggcaggccttggccctgctgggtcCCGCTGTAGTACCTTAGTACCTTAGAATGtgaaaattcttttgttttgcttacttaAAAACCCGTATATTTCAGGTTCTCTGTAGCAACGTCTCAAAGTTAGTTATAACATCAGGTCaacgtcaacccagttacagtACAGTACTCCACTACGACacatttttgtacaatttttgggatgatgatgatggggaTCCTGGGAGGCCATGTAGAGACTGTTCTTCAggatttcattaatttaaaacataaatttcattccATCTGTTTAGACcgaaattgtacaaaatgtgaattatttattactgacacGACTGGCAGATAAAGACAATATCCACATTTCAATCATTAGCACCACAGATcaaaattatagataaacagtctctccgcctccttggggctcccatcctagaccaatctttttccacatttatttcagaaaaaaatgttaGGTAATTTCAATGTTATTTCGGAACGTCTACAGAAAATTAGTATGCATTCGGCGGATACTGCTGTTTTGGTCCAAAATTCACATATTACCCCCGTTCTTCCCATCTTTTTCATTTAGATAATGtatataactagcttttgcccgcgatttcacctgcgtcccgtagccggatggtgacaaaaactatcctaaaaccttctcccgggtctaagttacctcccctctaattttcagccaaatcggtcaagccgttttcatgttatgtcgtgacaacggaaagcgggctatttttatatgtatagatattataTAGATATCCAGACTTATTACTTTCGCTGTAACATATGAATGTggcttcgattccaggtcaggcaagtaccaatgaaacttttctaagtttgtatgtacttcctaagtaggtatatcttagataataatggctgataaaaaggtgaaggaaaacattacGAGGAAATCtgaactataaagtctgaattcaccaacccgcattgagcaagcacggtgattaacgctcaatccttctccgtttATGCCTCAACTCTGTTTATACCTCATCACTGTTCGTGCGATTAATTTTCCCGAAAGTCTTATATTTGGCCAGGTTCTTGTCATATTTAAATAGTGGCGTTGCTGACACCTATGCCATGAAATCACTATCGAAGTCTACACGAGCGACGTTTCACTCGCTGGCTATTCCATCTTCATATAACATGTTAGATAATACCCAGAGCGCCTTTTCAAATCGTATTGTACATCTCGCGATTCCGCAATCTCGCAATATCCAGGGCATCAGTGCGGTTTACGTTCTGTGTATGTTTCTGAAGTACGCTCGAAATCTCTAGTCTTCAGAAGATTCCAGAgacattttatacattttagttTGTACTTATAAACCTCCTCCTCTTCAATTTCTCTTCAAtaactctatctattaaaaaaaaaaccgtatcaaaatctgttgcgtacttttgaagatttaagcgtacaaagtgACATAGGGTTATCGAGTCAGAAaaggcgactttgttttatgtagTGACTAGCTTCtcgtccgcggtttcacccgcgtcccgagataactgcatCCCGGAGCCGGGTGGTGACAAAAactcctatgtccttctcctggctctaaactacctccctgccaattttcagctaaatcggttcagccgttcttgactTATAAGTGGTGCAACTAACGCgactttcttttttatatatgtatagattaggTAGCTGTTTTTATACACTAAATAATGAGTTAAAAAACATATTGCACGCTAGTCGTAGAGACTTACAACTTATTCTTAGTTAGTTGCTTCAATTGTTATAATTGTAAGTAGGCAACAGGACCGGTATTCAAACTGTTATTTCTCTACAGGACATAGAACATTG is from Helicoverpa armigera isolate CAAS_96S chromosome 1, ASM3070526v1, whole genome shotgun sequence and encodes:
- the LOC110379471 gene encoding uncharacterized protein LOC110379471 is translated as MFTNILSQFYFVLFYFFSFLSYIDGSLLSRVKNPVEHVSGSTISYILPKNVYRYEPYRGHRTLWKPTRTTKSEPYSALPSRTKTSKRKQQYEEHSSRHHIDVPTKKTYWHHFYDDEEAWPKVVLVLSSTEITTTQKKIKKTFASYFPPLNKNIPKETVDLNDSDEDEDDEQILNNNDVGMNWIPVNFENTGDSAHLEQGDDMETEEFEDKPQRTSRIYTISMSDYNYIIHTIPTTREVMDRKYFFIKPGILRKQGDDSDPEPDRRTTNTIPTTTTTPTTTTTTTTTTTTTTTTTTTTTTTTTTTTTTTTPPPPHSTTTTTPTTTPTTTPTTTTTTTPTTTTTTAPTRTTTTDDDTTSTTTTTTTPTTTTTTTPTTTTTTTTAPTRTTTTTTTAASTDESSEGTTTTTAPTRTSTTDDDTTSTTTTTTTASTDGTTTTTAPTRTTTTDDDTPSTDKSVEGTTTTTAPTRTTTTDEDTPSTDESSDGTATTTAPTGTITTDDDTASTTTTTTTVSTDGSSEGTTTTTATTTKQTTTTKRTTTKRRTTTKRRTTTTPSTKRTTTQPPSVHCYQCGLNVTEIPNTPTCYHIFEHPDRKYYHLRKNYRIFCERKKSIKRKGTPKFDPSPEKLFKGGCFKRYLDIGAEVYNERGCRTMNPLRGKSFASSRFSALEKSMHYMTEGCVSSPHASLTPFSRAITLYARYHVCVCVGDYCNQSGALCPNYIYSLFLASSLRIFM